Part of the Micromonospora rhizosphaerae genome is shown below.
TGAGGCACGACGTCGTCAAACCGGCCCTCGTACGGTGGGAACTCCGGAAGCGGTGTGCACGAGCTCGGTGAGGACCCGGAAGGGTTGGGGATCCTCTGGCGCGAGCCACAGAACCTGATCGCCAAACCATGCGGTGCGGGCCAGTCGAAAGTTGAACGCCGCGGTACTGGCGAAGATCCGCCGCAGGTCAGCTACGACCATCGTGTCGATCTGAGCTGGAGGCACGAACGGAAAGAGGACAGTGACATGCGCCGGGACTCCTAGCCGAGCGCTAGCGTCGAGCACATCGCGATGGTGTCCCACTGCCGCTTCCGCCTCAGGGACCTCGAGTACTAAGGCACTCTGCCGGATTGCCGCAATCACGGCCCGAGCCTAGGTTCTGGCGTAGCCGCAGGAAGCACTGGGCCCGCGATGAACTCGCGACCAGCGGCAAATGCGTGCGCTTGAATGTCCGCGACGCGAGTGGGGCCGCTTAGTCCAGGCTGGTGATCAACAAGATGGCGAAGGATCAGTCCGAGTAGGCATGGCATGCCGTAGATTTCCCGCCATGTCAACGAGACCCTCTGTCCAGATCCCTTCTGTGCGATCGGCTTCACCGAGGACGGCAGCGACCGGGAAGGCGAGAGCATACCGGTCGCTGGCGATTCATGGACGGATCGCGAAGGCGTGACCTTCGGCGGCACGCCACCCACCTGCCTTGCCCCCGGCACATACGGCCAGCGGGTAGAGCTTGCGATCCTGGACCTTCAGGGCCAGGGGAATTGGCCCCGCAAGCTTGTTGTCTGGGTGCATTGTCTGCAATAGCCGTGCAGGCCAGCCCTGTTCAAGTCCGCAGCCGGCACGCAAGCTGCAGACCGCGCTCCTCGCGGCAGAAGGGTGCATTTAAGGGGTGGTTCGATTCGGCGCGATGACCTCGCCGGAGTCGACGCCACCGAGGCCGGTGCCGTCACCGGGGCTCTCCGCCGACGCGGGCCGTCTCGATGATTCTCGCCCGCTCAGATTGCCGAGAGCCAGGGCGCAGAAAATCAGGACCGTTACGGCGACCATCCGCGGAGCTATCTCTGCGAGGTCACGCGGAGGCGTGCTGCCATGGTTGCGGGACCATGCGACGGCAACGGGATGCAGCGCCAATGAGACCAGGGCCGGAATCACGGATATCATCGCGAGCCATCGAAAAGGTCTCGCGACGGCCAACCATGTCGCAGACAGGCGTCCCACCCCGAAGATGAGGATCAAGCTGATGGGCAACCCTACGATGGTGCCCAGCCGCAGGTTGATGGCAATGGCGTGATCAGGAGAACCACCGGGCGGAACCACCGGCACGAAACCGCCGACGAGTCCGGCCACCAGGGACATGCTGAGATAGGTCAGGACGACCAGCGCCAGGACGCGGCGTGCCAGCTTCGAACGGCGCACAGGCTCCGATACCGGCGTCCCGCTATTACGCGCGGCGCGCCAGAGCAGCAACACGGCAAGCAATGCCGCTGCCGTAGGCGCCCACAACGCCGCGCCGCTGTCAGCTACGCCGACCTGATTCAGGGCAAAATAGGTGCTCAGCAGGATCAACAGGGCAACCCACACGACCGCAGTATCGTGTGAGCACGCAAGTACCACAAGGCCTTCGAGGTCGACCGCCCACACCGGAGAGCCGGAGCGAGGCTGCCGTTGCGTTTTCTTCAGGCCTGGCGCCGCATCCGATAGTGCAGCCGAACTGCGGGGATGTTCCAGAGCTTGAGGCTGTGATCGGCCCGCACGTCGCCGTCCTCGTCGACGTATAGATGGAAGTGTTCGTTCAGCGGGATACGGCGTGCGCTGAGCGTTTCGTCATACCGCTCCAGCACGAGATATGCGCCGTTGGCGCCGAACCCTCCGATCGGGGAGTGCAGATGGAAGCTGCCGTCCAGGCCGGCGGAGGGCTTGAGGAAGACCTGTAACGAGCCCAGCGGCAGGGGAAACACGACGCGGACGCTGGGCTGCCCGTTGCCGGGGAGGGTCCTGACGCCATAAAGGCCGCTGTAGGTCACGTGGCCTGTCTTGCGCATGTTCCGGAGCCACGCCGAGCCGACGACCTCGCCGTGCGCGTCGTGGATGTGAACCACCTTGCTGGTCATGCCAAACGACGCATCGAGCGGTCGCATCGGCAAGCAGGCCTGCTGCAGCCGTTCGCTGAGCAGGGCCGTGATGATCCGGCCGAATGGCCAAGCAACGGCGGACCACTCCGACCACAGATCCAGGTGCCACCGGGAGGCGCGCTCGTAGAAGTCGGCGATCCGTGGGTCTACGTCGGCGGGATCGAAACCCTCGCCGGCGAGCGCGGCGAATGAGGTTAGCAGCCCGTGATCGGGGCCCGTGCTCAGCGAGCCGCCGAGATCGGTGGCCGTTCGCTCCACCCAATCATGCCCGACGATGTCGCGGCCCGCGCTCGGGCCGATCAGCCAGCTGACGGAGTTTCGCGGGAGGCGCCGGCTGGAGACCCGCATCAGGGCGCGGCCGAGGAGGTCGATCGGATGCCGGCACAACACCGGATGGGTCAGCGACGGCAGCATCTCCTGGGGGGTGATCACGGGCAGAAGGTACACCGCAGCCGCGATTCACCGTCACCTACCGGACACCCCAGCCGCGCCAAGATCGAATGCTCTCTTCTCGGCAGTTTCGCGTCCTGCTTCTCAGCGTCTAGGTATCCGTACGTCGGCTATGAGAGTTTGCCAGCTGCGTCCACCGCCGCTGACGGTCGCCGTTGCGACCACGTCGTCAGCCGCCGGTTCGGGCGGGCACCCTGACCAGCGGTTCCTCTTCCGCACCCCGTTCGCTCGGAATGATCCCGGGCGACTCCCGAGTGCTGGAACCCACGGTCCTCCCACCGATCCGCTGATGCCATGATCGAGTTCTTACTGAAGGGGGACCGATGCGCGAGATCTCGACGCAGGTGGACATCGACGCGACGCCGCAGCGGGTCTGGGAGGTGCTGATCGACTTTCCACGCTATGCGCAGTGGAATCCCTTCATCCGGGAGGCGGCCGGTGAGGCCCGGGTCGGCAGCACCCTGAACCTCCGCATGTTCCCGGTCGCCGGCCGCCCGATGTCGTTCAAGCCGCGCGTCCTGGCGGCCCGGGAAGCGGCCGAGTTGCGCTGGCTGGGCCGGCTGATCCTGCCCGGGATCTTCGACGGGGAGCACCTGTTCGTCCTCACCCCGCGCGACGGGGGCACGCGGGTGGTGCAGAGCGAGAAGTTCTCTGGGACTCTGGTGCCGCTGTACGGGAAGGTCGTCAACGGCGCCGTGGCGGACTTCGAACGGCTCAACGAGGCGCTCAAGAGCCGGGCGGAGAACGAGGAGCGGGCGTGAACCGATCCCCGAACCGGCCGGGGCCGGCCTCCGCGCTGCGCTTCGCCACCGAACTGGTGGCCTGGGTGGCCACGCCGTGGGCGCTCGCCGGTCATTCGGTGCTGCTGGCCGTGGCATCGGTGGTGGTGCTCGTCGCGCTGCCGACGGTCTTCGCGACACCGGGCGACAAGGCGCAGGTCGTCGTCCCAGTGCCTGGATACGTGACGATCGGTCTGGTGCTTCTGCACATGGCGGCCGCGGTGGTGGCATCCTGGCTGGCTTGGCAGTTGCCGGCGGCGATCACCGTGTGGATCCTCGTGGCCGCCTCGGTCCTGGCGGAACTGCCCCGGTGGCGCTGGCTGGTCTCGACTGGCCGACCAGAGCCCGGCGAGCCTCCCGCATCGCGAGCGTGACAGCGGCCCGCAAGGAGCAGGAAGGCCGCGATACTGGCGGCCATCGTGACGGCGTCCGCCACTCACGCCAGCTTGATCCCAGCGCTCATGGGATGTCGGTCATCGTCGCGACCAACGCCGTCCACGATTGCGGGATGGCGCCGAGGCCCTGCGCCGTCTCGGGATTCCAGTACTCGGCCCACCCGCTGGCCCTCGCCACGTCTTGCGATCTTGCCGCAAGTTGTCCGGCCTCATCGGCGAGGTCCCACCTGCGCAGGGCCAGCCACAGGAGGTAGTTCAGGTGCGGCCACCCAGCTCCACGCCAGTACATGTGAGGGTCGTACGCCGGATGGGTGCGAGCGACGTTCGTCGGCCCCCAGGCGGCCTCGAAGCGATCGGGGTCGAAAAGTTGCTGCAGAGCCGGGATCGCGCGGGAACGGTCCGCGGTGACCAACGCACCCATCACCCCGTCGCTGATCGGAACGGTGACCGACCGGCCGCCGCCGACAACCGCGAGGTCCCGCCAG
Proteins encoded:
- a CDS encoding SRPBCC domain-containing protein yields the protein MREISTQVDIDATPQRVWEVLIDFPRYAQWNPFIREAAGEARVGSTLNLRMFPVAGRPMSFKPRVLAAREAAELRWLGRLILPGIFDGEHLFVLTPRDGGTRVVQSEKFSGTLVPLYGKVVNGAVADFERLNEALKSRAENEERA
- a CDS encoding 2'-5' RNA ligase family protein, whose translation is MIAAIRQSALVLEVPEAEAAVGHHRDVLDASARLGVPAHVTVLFPFVPPAQIDTMVVADLRRIFASTAAFNFRLARTAWFGDQVLWLAPEDPQPFRVLTELVHTASGVPTVRGPV